The Ovis aries strain OAR_USU_Benz2616 breed Rambouillet chromosome 6, ARS-UI_Ramb_v3.0, whole genome shotgun sequence genome includes a window with the following:
- the COPS4 gene encoding COP9 signalosome complex subunit 4 isoform X1, which produces MAAAVRQDLAQLMNSSGSHKDLAGKYRQILEKAIQLSGAEQLEALKAFVESMVNENVSLVISRQLLTDFCTHLPNLPDSTAKEIYHFTLEKIQPRVISFEEQVASIRQHLASIYEKEEDWRNAAQVLVGIPLETGQKQYNVDYKLETYLKIARLYLEDDDPVQAEAYINRASLLQNESTNEQLQIHYKVCYARVLDYRRKFIEAAQRYNELSYKTIVHESERLEALKHALHCTILASAGQQRSRMLATLFKDERCQQLAAYGILEKMYLDRIIRGNQLQEFAAMLMPHQKATTADGSSILDRAVIEHNLLSASKLYNNITFEELGALLEIPAAKAEKIASQMITEGRMNGFIDQIDGIVHFETREALPTWDKQIQSLCFQVNNLLEKISQTAPEWTAQAMEAQMAQ; this is translated from the exons GTATCGTCAGATCCTGGAAAAAGCCATTCAGTTATCTGGGGCAGAACAACTAGAAGCTTTAAAAGCTTTTGTGGAATCAA TGGTAAATGAGAATGTCAGCCTCGTGATCTCTCGCCAGTTGCTGACTGATTTCTGCACCCATCTCCCTAACCTGCCTGatagcacagccaaagaaatctaTCATTTCACCTTGGAAAAGATCCAGCCTAGAGTCATTTCCTTTGAGGAGCAG gttgcttccataagACAGCATCTTGCATCcatatatgaaaaagaagaagatTGGAGAAATGCAGCCCAAGTGTTGGTGGGAATTCCTTTGGAAACAGGACAAAA ACAGTACAATGTTGATTATAAACTGGAGACCTATCTGAAGATTGCTCGGCTATATCTGGAGGACGATGATCCAGTCCAGGCAGAGGCTTACATAAATCGGGCATCGTTGCTTCAGAATGAATCAACCAATGAACAGTTACAGATACATTATAAG GTATGCTATGCACGTGTTCTTGATTATAGAAGAAAATTCATTGAAGCTGCACAAAGGTACAATGAACTCTCTTACAAGACAatagtacatgaaagtgaaagactagAGGCCTTAAAACATGCTCTGCACTGTACCATCTTAGCGTCAGCAG GACAGCAGCGTTCTCGGATGCTAGCTACTCTTTTTAAGGATGAAAGGTGCCAGCAGCTTGCTGCTTATGGGATCCTAGAGAAAATGTACCTAGATAGGATCATCAGAGGAAATCAACTTCAAGAATTTGCTGCCATGCTGATGCCTCACCAGAAAGCAACTACAGCTGATG gttCTAGCATCTTGGACAGAGCTGTTATTGAACACAATTTATTGTCTGCAAgcaaattatataataatattactTTTGAAGAACTTGGAGCCCTTTTAGAGATTCCTGCAGCTAAG gcagAAAAGATAGCATCACAAATGATCACAGAAGGACGTATGAATGGATTTATTGATCAGATTGATGGGATAGTTCATTTTGAAA CACGAGAAGCCCTGCCAACATGGGACAAACAGATCCAGTCACTGTGTTTCCAAGTGAATAACCTGCTGGAGAAGATTAGCCAGACAGCACCAGAATGGACAGCTCAAGCCATGGAggcccagatggctcagtga
- the COPS4 gene encoding COP9 signalosome complex subunit 4 isoform X2: MAAAVRQDLAQLMNSSGSHKDLAGKYRQILEKAIQLSGAEQLEALKAFVESMVNENVSLVISRQLLTDFCTHLPNLPDSTAKEIYHFTLEKIQPRVISFEEQVASIRQHLASIYEKEEDWRNAAQVLVGIPLETGQKQYNVDYKLETYLKIARLYLEDDDPVQAEAYINRASLLQNESTNEQLQIHYKVCYARVLDYRRKFIEAAQRYNELSYKTIVHESERLEALKHALHCTILASAGQQRSRMLATLFKDERCQQLAAYGILEKMYLDRIIRGNQLQEFAAMLMPHQKATTADGSSILDRAVIEHNLLSASKLYNNITFEELGALLEIPAAKHEKPCQHGTNRSSHCVSK, translated from the exons GTATCGTCAGATCCTGGAAAAAGCCATTCAGTTATCTGGGGCAGAACAACTAGAAGCTTTAAAAGCTTTTGTGGAATCAA TGGTAAATGAGAATGTCAGCCTCGTGATCTCTCGCCAGTTGCTGACTGATTTCTGCACCCATCTCCCTAACCTGCCTGatagcacagccaaagaaatctaTCATTTCACCTTGGAAAAGATCCAGCCTAGAGTCATTTCCTTTGAGGAGCAG gttgcttccataagACAGCATCTTGCATCcatatatgaaaaagaagaagatTGGAGAAATGCAGCCCAAGTGTTGGTGGGAATTCCTTTGGAAACAGGACAAAA ACAGTACAATGTTGATTATAAACTGGAGACCTATCTGAAGATTGCTCGGCTATATCTGGAGGACGATGATCCAGTCCAGGCAGAGGCTTACATAAATCGGGCATCGTTGCTTCAGAATGAATCAACCAATGAACAGTTACAGATACATTATAAG GTATGCTATGCACGTGTTCTTGATTATAGAAGAAAATTCATTGAAGCTGCACAAAGGTACAATGAACTCTCTTACAAGACAatagtacatgaaagtgaaagactagAGGCCTTAAAACATGCTCTGCACTGTACCATCTTAGCGTCAGCAG GACAGCAGCGTTCTCGGATGCTAGCTACTCTTTTTAAGGATGAAAGGTGCCAGCAGCTTGCTGCTTATGGGATCCTAGAGAAAATGTACCTAGATAGGATCATCAGAGGAAATCAACTTCAAGAATTTGCTGCCATGCTGATGCCTCACCAGAAAGCAACTACAGCTGATG gttCTAGCATCTTGGACAGAGCTGTTATTGAACACAATTTATTGTCTGCAAgcaaattatataataatattactTTTGAAGAACTTGGAGCCCTTTTAGAGATTCCTGCAGCTAAG CACGAGAAGCCCTGCCAACATGGGACAAACAGATCCAGTCACTGTGTTTCCAAGTGA